In Allocoprobacillus halotolerans, a genomic segment contains:
- a CDS encoding phage tail protein codes for MVSFVSSKAGGIFNTVVNALKNLPQTLMNLAKNMISKFGKSITNATGTVKGAVKGVFNAVVNGLKSLPSQMVNIGKNLIKGLWNGINDMVGWIGNKIKSFGKGVLDGIKDFFGIHSPSKVLADEVGKFMPMGIEVGFADQLPKSFDLIDKQLDTELNDLKGIAMDYSFSKPASNVATNTVNGMYSSDSSSVKDNDNVQMINYTRLGNEMVNAFSKAGITVSLNQREFGRVVKEVQ; via the coding sequence ATGGTGTCTTTTGTAAGTTCAAAAGCTGGAGGCATTTTTAATACAGTTGTAAACGCTCTTAAAAATCTGCCACAGACGCTGATGAATCTTGCGAAAAACATGATTTCAAAATTTGGTAAATCTATAACGAATGCAACCGGTACAGTTAAAGGCGCTGTTAAAGGTGTTTTTAATGCAGTAGTTAATGGATTAAAATCATTGCCATCCCAAATGGTTAATATCGGAAAGAATTTGATAAAAGGCCTTTGGAATGGAATCAATGACATGGTTGGATGGATCGGCAATAAGATCAAATCATTTGGTAAAGGTGTACTGGATGGAATCAAGGATTTCTTTGGTATCCATTCGCCATCTAAGGTACTTGCGGATGAAGTTGGTAAATTCATGCCGATGGGGATTGAAGTTGGATTCGCAGATCAACTTCCAAAATCTTTTGACCTGATAGATAAACAGTTGGATACAGAATTAAATGATTTGAAAGGTATAGCAATGGATTATAGTTTTTCTAAACCGGCATCAAATGTGGCAACAAACACAGTTAATGGAATGTATAGTTCAGATAGTTCTTCGGTAAAAGATAATGATAATGTTCAGATGATTAATTATACACGATTAGGAAATGAAATGGTCAATGCATTCAGCAAGGCTGGAATAACTGTTTCGTTGAACCAGAGAGAATTTGGAAGAGTCGTCAAGGAGGTGCAGTAG
- a CDS encoding CHAP domain-containing protein: MSCTSTQIINQAKSWIGCKESNGSHKKIIDVYNSQKSLARGYKAKYTDSWCAIFVSACAVKCGATDIIPTECSCGNMIELMKKKGIWIEDDNITPKAGDIIMYDWDKKDGWPEHVGIVEKVSGKTITVIEGNKSDAVGRRTITVGNASIRGYGRPKYKASTSSSSSSSSSKNKIDVDGWWGPKTTKLAQKVFGTEQDGKVSHQFKAYKSQNPGLQSDTFEWVTDPGKSYSPLIKAIQKWCGATQDGHIGPNTIKKMQKKLGTPVDGVCSGPSDVVKAFQKYLNSKQ; encoded by the coding sequence ATGAGTTGTACAAGTACACAGATTATTAATCAAGCAAAATCATGGATTGGATGTAAGGAAAGCAATGGAAGTCATAAAAAAATCATTGATGTCTATAATTCTCAAAAGTCCTTGGCTAGAGGATACAAAGCGAAGTACACCGATTCTTGGTGTGCTATCTTTGTAAGCGCATGTGCTGTTAAATGTGGGGCAACAGACATCATTCCAACAGAATGTAGCTGTGGAAATATGATTGAACTCATGAAGAAAAAAGGCATCTGGATTGAAGACGATAATATCACTCCGAAAGCTGGAGATATTATTATGTACGATTGGGATAAAAAAGACGGTTGGCCAGAACACGTTGGAATTGTTGAGAAAGTGAGTGGGAAAACAATCACTGTAATCGAAGGTAACAAATCAGATGCAGTAGGTAGACGTACAATAACAGTAGGTAACGCTTCTATTCGTGGATATGGGCGTCCAAAATATAAAGCATCTACATCATCTAGTTCTTCTAGTTCATCATCTAAAAATAAGATTGATGTAGATGGATGGTGGGGACCAAAGACAACAAAATTAGCACAGAAAGTATTTGGTACAGAACAGGATGGAAAAGTATCACACCAATTTAAAGCGTACAAATCACAAAATCCAGGATTGCAAAGCGATACGTTTGAATGGGTGACTGATCCAGGAAAATCTTATTCACCTTTAATTAAAGCTATCCAAAAATGGTGTGGAGCAACACAGGATGGGCATATTGGACCTAACACAATTAAAAAAATGCAGAAAAAACTCGGTACACCAGTAGATGGTGTATGTAGTGGACCATCAGATGTTGTAAAAGCGTTCCAGAAATATTTAAACAGTAAACAGTAA
- a CDS encoding DUF6275 family protein — protein MGNKEFIELCIKSVVDYFNEHADKTDNKHITNEDVFVVWSCKALQNNKALLSTTVSDGMYYECTFNGDKKQLYLDAYKKWENKCIEVQ, from the coding sequence ATGGGTAACAAAGAGTTTATTGAATTATGTATTAAATCAGTGGTTGATTATTTTAATGAACATGCTGATAAAACAGACAACAAACACATCACAAATGAAGATGTATTTGTTGTGTGGTCATGTAAAGCACTTCAAAATAATAAAGCATTGCTAAGTACAACTGTTTCAGATGGTATGTATTATGAATGTACTTTTAATGGTGACAAGAAGCAGCTTTATCTTGATGCTTATAAGAAATGGGAAAACAAATGTATTGAAGTACAGTAG
- a CDS encoding phage holin family protein produces the protein MKNMNYMDSYNAVLGSIVAVLSFVFGEHWILFAIFLLFNIADWLTGWMKSRMAGKENSMKGWQGVLKKLGYWLMILVAFAASAVFIEIGNTLGMDLGITTLLGYFVLASLLVNELRSILENFVEAGYNVPNILVKGLEVADKVVNQEEQE, from the coding sequence ATGAAAAACATGAATTATATGGATTCATACAATGCTGTCCTAGGTAGCATTGTAGCAGTTCTAAGCTTTGTGTTCGGCGAACATTGGATTTTGTTCGCAATTTTCTTGTTATTTAATATCGCTGACTGGCTAACAGGTTGGATGAAGTCACGAATGGCCGGCAAAGAAAATAGCATGAAAGGATGGCAAGGAGTATTAAAGAAACTAGGGTACTGGTTGATGATCCTTGTTGCCTTTGCAGCAAGTGCAGTTTTTATAGAAATTGGAAATACCTTAGGAATGGACTTAGGCATCACAACGCTTTTAGGTTACTTTGTTCTAGCTTCGCTATTGGTTAATGAATTAAGAAGCATTTTAGAGAATTTCGTAGAAGCTGGCTACAATGTGCCTAATATATTAGTTAAAGGTTTAGAGGTTGCTGATAAAGTTGTTAATCAGGAAGAACAAGAGTAG
- a CDS encoding transposase translates to MAKHTYDKDFREGVIQYCLDHPDESYVSVSKRFGIHDTTIGGWMKSYKKNNDEVIIRGSGNYSSDEAKEIAKLRKELKDTKDALEILKKAIGILGK, encoded by the coding sequence ATGGCAAAACATACTTATGATAAAGATTTTAGAGAAGGAGTGATTCAGTACTGTTTAGATCATCCAGATGAATCATATGTAAGTGTATCAAAAAGATTTGGAATTCATGATACGACGATTGGTGGATGGATGAAAAGTTACAAGAAAAATAATGATGAAGTGATTATAAGAGGAAGTGGAAATTATTCAAGTGATGAAGCTAAGGAAATAGCCAAATTAAGAAAAGAACTTAAAGATACAAAGGATGCATTAGAAATCCTAAAAAAGGCTATTGGCATACTGGGAAAATAA
- a CDS encoding DUF6673 family protein, translating into MWSINGLELEMDLDDAETLEKYEKAFTEMDIQEKEFPKDGKTSEIVRRYCDLYYRLFENLFGKDDADKIVQKKYHMGQWEEVYASFLKFASLQMNAINARRNAIIQPTKNRAARRSKQKAMK; encoded by the coding sequence ATTTGGAGCATCAATGGTCTTGAATTAGAAATGGATCTAGATGATGCAGAAACGCTTGAAAAATATGAAAAAGCATTTACTGAAATGGACATTCAGGAAAAAGAATTTCCCAAAGATGGTAAAACATCTGAAATCGTAAGAAGATACTGTGATTTGTATTATCGTCTATTTGAAAATCTTTTTGGTAAAGATGATGCAGACAAGATAGTACAAAAGAAATATCATATGGGACAATGGGAAGAAGTTTATGCATCTTTTCTTAAATTTGCAAGTTTACAGATGAATGCTATCAACGCAAGAAGAAATGCTATCATTCAGCCAACTAAGAATAGAGCAGCTCGTCGTTCTAAACAGAAGGCTATGAAATGA
- a CDS encoding DUF6751 family protein yields MLDCKELVTHVYKKYDSTTRQNILVSEIIKNASWFRTQQSSINNTTVEAKDIIKVRISLENVENIPEINKGDIMIHGMATIESLSYGQIREEYPDSFTVATVTYNLNSLPYSRHIRCEGN; encoded by the coding sequence ATGCTTGACTGCAAAGAATTGGTAACGCATGTGTATAAGAAATATGATTCCACAACAAGACAAAATATTCTCGTTTCAGAAATCATTAAAAATGCGTCGTGGTTCAGAACCCAGCAGTCCAGTATAAACAATACTACTGTCGAGGCAAAAGACATTATCAAGGTTAGAATTTCACTCGAGAATGTTGAAAATATACCGGAGATAAACAAAGGTGACATCATGATTCATGGTATGGCGACTATTGAAAGCTTGAGTTATGGGCAGATAAGAGAAGAATATCCTGACAGTTTTACTGTCGCAACTGTGACATACAATTTGAACAGTCTTCCTTATTCTAGACATATTAGATGCGAAGGAAATTAG
- a CDS encoding minor capsid protein encodes MAKIVVETPRGKIIQTKSENGTIVAELKWKPGFGGEYSAKYNKAQTFVDSEVLRLCDPLTPMRSKALILAGTLATEVGSGLVQYNAPYAKYHYYGKLMIGPAPKKLTDIDLTYEGAPQRGAFWFERMKANDAKVILKGAGKIVGK; translated from the coding sequence ATGGCGAAAATTGTGGTTGAAACACCTAGAGGAAAAATCATTCAGACAAAATCCGAGAATGGAACTATAGTAGCTGAATTGAAATGGAAACCGGGATTTGGTGGAGAATATTCAGCTAAGTACAATAAAGCTCAGACCTTTGTAGATAGTGAGGTTCTGAGATTATGTGATCCTCTTACTCCAATGCGAAGCAAGGCTTTGATTTTAGCTGGCACGTTAGCAACTGAGGTAGGGAGTGGACTGGTTCAGTACAATGCCCCTTATGCGAAATATCACTATTACGGTAAGTTAATGATTGGGCCTGCACCAAAGAAACTTACGGATATAGATTTGACCTATGAAGGGGCACCACAAAGAGGCGCATTCTGGTTTGAAAGGATGAAAGCGAATGATGCAAAAGTAATTCTAAAAGGAGCTGGTAAGATTGTCGGAAAATAA
- a CDS encoding phage tail tape measure protein encodes MASNVDGTLKFDTRIDERGFNEGTQSIGNSAKKGMSIVTKAFVAGTAAISAGGLAVIKMGSDFEAQMSRVKAISGATQEDFQKLRDQALQLGADTSFSASQAAEGMENLAAAGFSVTETMEAMPGLLDLAAASGEDLSASSDIAATAIRGFGLEASEAAHVADVLAANANMTNSSVAQTGEALKYIAPVARAAGISLEETSAAIGLMANAGIQGSQAGTTLRGALSRLSKPTDDMCQVMDQLGLEFYDSEGKMKSLHDQIQMLQKATKGMTDEQRNNTLVTLYGQESLSGMLALINEGPDSLDKLTKSFQECDGIAKETAATMQDNFQGAFEQMTGSLETLAIRLYDSVSEPLKNLANLGTDAINQLTTGLQTNGVLGMAMAGANIVGSLISSFLTQAPSLLSQGMTMVAQLSQGLVTGIPNLISSALMMVQTFATNLANQAPVIIQKGFEMLSNLVQGILNALPVMIQQLPQIITTFANIINDNFPTILMKGAELLLQFIKGILSAIPTLIANIPQIIQAIISVILAYNWLNLGKQIIQFLVMEFRKWCLL; translated from the coding sequence ATGGCAAGCAATGTTGATGGTACTTTAAAATTTGATACAAGGATTGATGAGAGGGGGTTCAATGAAGGAACCCAGAGTATAGGTAACAGTGCTAAAAAAGGCATGTCGATTGTGACTAAAGCCTTTGTAGCTGGTACAGCAGCAATCAGTGCTGGTGGACTTGCAGTCATAAAGATGGGGTCAGACTTTGAAGCACAGATGTCACGCGTCAAGGCTATTTCTGGTGCTACTCAAGAGGACTTTCAAAAGCTTAGGGATCAGGCTTTACAATTAGGAGCTGATACATCATTTTCAGCTTCACAGGCAGCTGAAGGGATGGAAAATCTAGCAGCAGCCGGTTTCAGTGTGACTGAAACTATGGAAGCTATGCCTGGTTTGTTGGATTTAGCAGCAGCATCTGGAGAAGACCTTTCTGCATCTTCAGATATTGCCGCTACTGCTATCAGAGGATTTGGGCTTGAAGCTTCAGAGGCTGCGCATGTTGCGGATGTTCTTGCAGCAAATGCAAACATGACAAACTCATCAGTTGCACAAACTGGTGAAGCGTTAAAATATATTGCTCCAGTTGCTCGAGCGGCAGGCATTTCATTAGAAGAGACATCAGCTGCTATCGGATTAATGGCCAATGCTGGTATCCAGGGTAGTCAGGCAGGTACAACATTACGTGGAGCATTGTCACGATTATCTAAACCAACAGATGATATGTGTCAGGTGATGGATCAGTTAGGATTAGAGTTCTATGATAGTGAAGGCAAGATGAAGAGTCTTCATGATCAGATCCAGATGCTTCAAAAAGCCACAAAAGGTATGACTGATGAACAGAGAAACAATACTCTTGTTACTCTTTATGGTCAGGAATCATTATCTGGTATGTTGGCACTTATCAATGAAGGTCCTGATTCATTAGATAAACTTACTAAATCATTCCAAGAATGTGATGGCATAGCCAAGGAAACGGCTGCAACAATGCAGGACAATTTCCAAGGTGCTTTCGAGCAGATGACAGGGTCATTGGAAACACTTGCTATTCGTTTATATGATAGTGTTTCTGAACCGCTTAAGAACCTTGCCAATCTCGGAACAGATGCAATCAATCAGCTCACAACTGGATTACAGACAAATGGGGTTCTTGGAATGGCAATGGCTGGAGCAAATATTGTTGGAAGTTTGATTTCATCATTTTTGACACAAGCACCGTCGCTTTTATCTCAAGGAATGACGATGGTTGCTCAGCTGTCACAGGGACTTGTTACGGGAATACCAAATCTTATTTCAAGTGCCTTGATGATGGTACAGACTTTTGCTACTAATCTAGCCAATCAGGCACCTGTAATCATACAAAAAGGATTTGAGATGCTGTCAAATCTCGTTCAGGGGATTCTGAATGCACTCCCAGTCATGATACAGCAATTGCCACAGATTATTACGACATTTGCTAATATTATCAACGATAATTTCCCGACGATACTGATGAAGGGCGCTGAATTACTGCTTCAATTCATTAAAGGGATTTTATCAGCTATACCGACTTTGATAGCAAATATTCCACAAATTATTCAGGCTATTATAAGTGTAATTTTAGCTTATAACTGGTTGAACTTAGGAAAACAGATCATTCAATTTTTGGTAATGGAATTTCGAAAATGGTGTCTTTTGTAA
- a CDS encoding P22 phage major capsid protein family protein: protein MPNQILTPEIIAREALMVLQNNLIMANLVHRDYDSEFVAGVGDTITIRKPAKFVAHNFTGNIVVQDAVEGKESVKLDHFRDVSFKVTSKELTLDIKNFSEQFLQPALMAIAQSIDEDILNVVAGVNNAVTATANPTNLKDIADISKMLDINKAPMSMRRLVMNPEHKYRYALTDNLSKVSYAGTGDTLRNAELGKVYSLDTYMDQNAPYSFAATPGTMTACKVTGNIDEKKIQITGATATTGTLKIGDGLIIDGRMYRITKDATAASGAASDVEIDMPLHTQIDEATDAYIVTKHHSLAFHRNAIALVTRTLELPMGNKQAAVVQDNGLGVRVVYDYDTNTKTDYVSLDVLYGIKLLYPELAVKLVG from the coding sequence ATGCCAAATCAAATTTTAACACCAGAAATTATTGCACGAGAAGCCTTGATGGTTTTACAGAATAACTTGATTATGGCCAACTTAGTGCATAGAGATTATGATTCAGAATTTGTTGCAGGAGTTGGTGATACTATTACTATTCGTAAGCCAGCTAAATTTGTGGCACATAACTTTACAGGGAACATTGTAGTTCAGGATGCGGTCGAAGGAAAAGAAAGTGTCAAATTAGACCACTTCAGAGATGTTTCATTCAAGGTGACTTCTAAGGAATTAACATTGGATATCAAGAATTTCTCAGAACAGTTCCTTCAGCCAGCGTTAATGGCAATTGCACAATCAATTGATGAGGACATTCTAAATGTCGTAGCAGGAGTCAACAATGCCGTAACAGCAACTGCCAATCCAACAAATTTAAAAGATATTGCAGACATTTCAAAGATGCTTGACATCAACAAGGCACCTATGTCTATGCGTAGACTTGTAATGAACCCAGAACACAAATATCGTTATGCATTGACGGACAATCTTTCTAAGGTATCTTATGCTGGGACAGGAGATACTTTAAGAAATGCAGAGCTTGGTAAGGTTTATTCATTAGATACTTACATGGATCAAAATGCTCCATATTCATTTGCAGCTACTCCAGGAACAATGACAGCATGTAAGGTTACAGGAAATATTGATGAAAAGAAAATACAGATTACAGGAGCAACAGCTACAACAGGAACATTGAAAATTGGTGACGGATTAATCATCGATGGACGTATGTATCGTATTACAAAAGATGCAACTGCTGCTTCAGGTGCTGCTTCTGATGTAGAAATCGACATGCCATTGCATACTCAGATTGATGAAGCGACAGATGCGTATATCGTTACAAAACATCATTCATTGGCATTCCATAGAAATGCAATTGCTCTTGTAACGAGAACATTGGAACTTCCTATGGGAAATAAGCAAGCAGCAGTGGTACAGGACAATGGACTTGGTGTCAGAGTTGTCTATGACTATGATACAAACACTAAAACAGATTATGTATCATTGGATGTTCTTTATGGAATTAAGTTATTATATCCTGAATTAGCAGTCAAATTGGTTGGCTAA
- a CDS encoding phage minor capsid protein, which translates to MISPEDMETYGYGHESIFLDLEQRILKDIVRRIKSTGVITRSADFQLNQLKRIGYSDKDIKEMLTETLKLSNEYVDKLYTEAIKTDYIDNKSLYEATSTDFIPFEKNTLLQNNIKALKKITNDEMKNLSRSLGFVVLEDEKTKAVKLTEYFQNVLDQIIVDVTAGAFDYNTTLRKAINAMTKSGVRWIDYESGYHNRITVAARRAVISSIAQMSRTLSEDTARRIGTNDYEVSAHANPRPTHALWQGLVFTRQELVSVCGLGSVTGLGGANCYHTYYPFVKGISVRAYTDEELEKMANSTPKEWNSKEYTGYEAKQRMRQMESNMRMYRERIALLKEGDGNELDIMNAQIQYRSCMDEYVRFSKAMGMKQQKERIYMDGLGKVGASGINTDNLTRKRNLMKGYQKAQKSGDISMLVEFQTYQRISDDIDKKIVGTTTKDGIMITGYKTHFIDRVIGQYESSDEPIKGKRKGVSIEMISNALQNGELKERPLTKSGLRSISYQTDECIVTINPDTGELIQTTPRK; encoded by the coding sequence ATGATATCACCAGAAGATATGGAAACTTATGGCTATGGCCATGAAAGTATTTTTCTTGATCTTGAGCAAAGGATTCTTAAAGATATTGTCAGGAGAATCAAAAGTACAGGAGTGATAACTAGATCAGCTGATTTTCAGTTGAATCAATTGAAAAGAATCGGATATAGTGACAAGGATATCAAAGAAATGCTCACAGAAACTTTGAAGCTATCAAATGAGTATGTTGATAAATTATATACTGAAGCTATAAAAACAGATTACATTGATAACAAATCATTGTATGAAGCAACGAGCACTGATTTCATTCCGTTTGAAAAGAACACTCTGCTTCAAAACAACATTAAAGCTCTAAAAAAAATAACTAATGATGAAATGAAAAATTTGTCACGTTCTCTAGGCTTTGTTGTTTTGGAAGACGAAAAAACAAAAGCTGTAAAACTTACAGAGTATTTTCAGAATGTTTTGGATCAGATCATTGTTGATGTAACAGCAGGAGCATTTGATTACAATACAACTTTAAGAAAAGCAATCAATGCCATGACAAAATCAGGAGTTAGATGGATTGATTATGAATCTGGATATCACAATAGGATAACTGTTGCAGCAAGAAGAGCTGTCATCTCCTCTATTGCTCAAATGTCAAGGACTCTATCTGAAGATACTGCAAGAAGAATTGGGACCAATGATTATGAGGTATCAGCTCATGCCAATCCCAGACCTACACATGCATTGTGGCAAGGGCTTGTATTCACTAGACAGGAGCTTGTTTCTGTGTGTGGATTAGGCTCAGTTACAGGGCTAGGTGGAGCAAATTGTTATCATACTTATTATCCATTTGTAAAAGGAATATCAGTGAGAGCATATACTGATGAGGAGCTTGAGAAAATGGCCAATAGCACTCCAAAAGAATGGAACAGCAAAGAATATACAGGCTATGAAGCAAAGCAAAGAATGAGGCAAATGGAATCCAACATGCGAATGTATCGTGAAAGAATAGCATTGCTCAAAGAAGGAGATGGCAATGAATTAGACATCATGAATGCTCAGATACAATATAGATCATGCATGGATGAATATGTTCGATTTAGCAAAGCGATGGGTATGAAGCAACAAAAAGAACGCATCTATATGGATGGTTTAGGCAAAGTTGGAGCTTCAGGTATAAATACAGATAACTTGACAAGAAAAAGAAATCTTATGAAAGGATATCAGAAAGCACAGAAAAGCGGAGATATTTCAATGCTTGTTGAATTCCAGACTTATCAAAGAATTTCTGATGATATTGATAAAAAAATAGTAGGTACTACAACAAAAGATGGTATAATGATTACAGGATACAAGACACATTTTATTGATCGAGTGATTGGACAGTATGAAAGCAGTGATGAACCAATCAAAGGGAAAAGAAAAGGTGTATCTATTGAAATGATTAGCAATGCACTTCAAAATGGTGAATTGAAAGAAAGACCATTAACAAAGTCAGGATTAAGAAGTATCAGCTATCAAACAGATGAATGTATTGTAACAATCAATCCAGATACTGGAGAGCTGATTCAAACGACGCCAAGAAAATAG
- a CDS encoding Gp37-like protein, whose protein sequence is MAIEFTYTDKNYTELGYILKGSVDIENGKYEVASNDFEITLNKQNWDTQFNKGSIFFSNDSEYGGIIDSMKVETSKNTVILKGPTFRGLLEKEYIQPPNGQSHLVLNKEANTAIQDLVSGRFDDLYVVDNVGLSDITVNYQIRDYNLLEALENMLYRADIPSRLDIKFYDGKVHLQALPIIDLSELLQVDDSYGISMTVETPNSSYNHILCLGKGEMTERLRINLYLKSDGTWTTTESEAAYTGLNRNSYKYEDTNQEDATELTNSAIKKVAEENGTNNVSIDFTSDDAELFDIVGAKEEITGISFKEQITKKILRATLNGNIQSIKIEYKVGD, encoded by the coding sequence ATGGCTATAGAATTCACTTATACAGATAAAAACTATACTGAACTCGGATATATACTGAAGGGATCTGTTGATATTGAGAATGGAAAATATGAAGTTGCAAGCAATGATTTCGAGATTACACTGAACAAACAGAACTGGGATACTCAATTCAACAAGGGATCCATATTCTTCAGCAATGATTCTGAATATGGTGGAATCATTGATTCGATGAAGGTTGAAACATCTAAGAACACCGTGATTTTAAAAGGGCCAACCTTTAGAGGACTTCTGGAGAAGGAATATATTCAGCCGCCAAATGGACAGTCCCATCTGGTACTTAACAAGGAAGCGAATACAGCTATTCAAGATCTCGTAAGCGGAAGGTTTGATGATCTCTATGTTGTTGACAATGTTGGTCTAAGTGACATAACTGTGAATTATCAAATAAGGGATTACAATTTATTGGAAGCTCTTGAAAACATGTTATATAGAGCTGACATTCCTTCAAGATTAGATATTAAGTTCTATGATGGAAAGGTACATCTTCAGGCTTTGCCTATTATAGACCTTTCTGAATTGCTTCAGGTCGATGACAGCTACGGTATATCAATGACAGTTGAAACACCTAACAGTTCGTACAATCATATCTTGTGCTTAGGAAAAGGTGAAATGACAGAAAGGCTTAGAATTAATCTCTATCTGAAGTCTGATGGAACATGGACCACTACGGAATCGGAAGCGGCATATACTGGCTTGAATCGAAACAGCTATAAATATGAAGATACAAACCAGGAAGATGCTACAGAATTGACTAACAGTGCCATAAAGAAAGTCGCCGAAGAAAATGGAACAAATAATGTTTCGATAGATTTCACATCCGACGATGCCGAACTGTTCGATATCGTTGGTGCAAAAGAAGAAATAACAGGTATTTCATTCAAGGAGCAGATTACAAAGAAGATATTAAGAGCAACACTGAATGGCAACATTCAGTCAATTAAAATCGAGTACAAGGTGGGTGATTAA
- a CDS encoding phage scaffolding protein, whose amino-acid sequence MEWLKEFLGDELYSQVEAKLKGNDKVKLANLASGEYVSKSKFDDKEKELATANDTIKQLKETAEKFDGSDIEKLREELKNTQTKHDAETRQLKEDMKKRDAVDAWLDAHPTKHRALMRSQFDYSKLTVGEDGKISGIEEIGKSLTESYSDMFVSNDEGDDTQSNPKDGGIDHGKSPQEKDPGKMSMEEYRAWREKQ is encoded by the coding sequence ATGGAATGGTTAAAAGAATTTTTAGGTGATGAATTGTATTCTCAGGTTGAAGCGAAGCTAAAAGGCAATGATAAAGTAAAATTGGCCAATCTAGCAAGTGGAGAATATGTTTCAAAATCGAAGTTTGATGACAAAGAAAAAGAACTTGCTACTGCAAATGATACAATTAAACAATTGAAAGAAACAGCAGAGAAGTTCGATGGTTCAGATATCGAAAAGCTAAGAGAAGAATTAAAAAACACTCAAACTAAGCATGATGCTGAAACCAGACAATTGAAAGAAGACATGAAAAAGCGTGATGCTGTGGATGCTTGGCTCGATGCGCATCCAACAAAGCATAGAGCATTGATGCGTTCACAATTTGATTATTCAAAATTGACAGTTGGTGAAGACGGGAAGATTTCTGGAATTGAAGAAATCGGTAAATCATTGACTGAAAGCTATTCTGACATGTTCGTAAGCAATGACGAAGGGGATGATACCCAATCAAATCCTAAAGATGGTGGTATTGACCATGGAAAATCACCACAAGAAAAAGATCCAGGAAAAATGAGCATGGAAGAATATAGAGCGTGGCGTGAAAAACAATAG